DNA sequence from the Stigmatella aurantiaca genome:
GTACAACGTCCAACTGGAACGGCCCAAAGACGAGAACAAGAGCACGGCCCGGAAGGTCATCGAGAAGGTCTTCCCACCCGAGCCTTCCAAAAAGGAGGACCGGAAGCTCATCGACGAGAACTCAGCCAAAGGCGAGTACGAGCTGGGTCCCCGGGACGTGGAGCGGGAGTTCGCCACGCTGATCCGGTTCAACCTGGATAAGATTCCCACTCCCGACGAAGAGGAGTTTCAAACTGCCCTGGAGTACTACCAGGAACAACTCGCCGTGGTCCAAGCCGCCCTGGTCAGTGTGAAGGAAAAGCCGTCGGAGTCCGGCGCATTGCTGGAGAAGATCAAGTCCAGCCGGGTGAGCGTGGCGCTGCACGTCAAGAAATACGAGAACGGTGGCACGCTCCTCGAGCGGCTGCTGCTTCCGCCCTTCCAGGACATGGGCACCACCGTCTTCGCCGGCGTGGCGCAGGCCAAGAGCAACGATTGGTGCGAAGCTATCACCACCCCGCTCTCGCAGATCATGGCCGACCGGTACCCCTTTGTCCGCTCGTCGATGCGGGATGCGTCGCTGGCCGAGGTCTCGGAGTTCCTGCGGCCCTCGGGCGGCACCCTTCGGAAGTTCATCCAGCAGAAGCTGGCCGACGAGGTCATCGGCTCCGGCCGCAAGTGGACGTTCTCCAACCTCAACACGCGCGACATGTACCGGGAGGATCTGATCACCTTCCTGGAGAAGACCAATGCCTTGGCGACCACCCTTTTCCCGGGTGACACCATGGACCCCCTTGTCCGCTTCCAGGTGCGCATCCGCGCGGGCACCTCACCGGACACGGCCCCTTCGGAGATTGCCTCCATCACGCTGACGATCGATGGCACCGACGAAGTCTACCGCAACGGTCCGGACAACGTGTGGAAGCCCATGCTCTGGCCGGGCCAAGCGGGCAAGCTGGGCGCGCACATCCATGTAGAAAACGCCTCGGGCGCCACGGCGGACATCGACGAGCCTGGAGAGTGGGGACTGTTCCGGTTGCTCGAGCGGGTGAAGCGCATCGAGCCCAGCGGAGATGGGCGCTTCTTCACCGCCTTCTGGGAGATCGAGGACATGAACGGGGCGATCATCGCCATCGACTTCCGCCCCGAGCGCACCGCCAATCCCTTCTTCGGCGTGTCGGGTAACAACACCTCCCGGCTGCTGCAGGTCTTCCGCGACCCTGGTCTCTTGCCCCCGCGAGGCATTGCCCGCCGAGGCAAGGCCTGTCTGGAGGAGGCCCCCAAGGCCATCGAGGCCGTGAGCGCGAACGGAACGCCGTGATGATGCCGTCCACCCCCATCGGACTGCTGGGCAAGACTCCCCTTCACGTGGAGTTCGTCCGGCACAACGCCTCCAGCCGCTTGGCGGGATACTTCCTCCGCTGGTTGGAGGAAGGCACCGGGCGGCTGCACGGAGCCCGGAGCACTTTGCCCACCTCGTGTGCGAACTTCGTCTTCACGGCGCCCGGCGAGGGCTCGGTGCTGGTCGGAGTTCTCACCCCCAGCACGGACAGCCTGGGCCGTGCTTTTCCCCTCACGGTTTTCCAGGAGCTGCCTGCCTCGACGGTGGCCGGGCGTTATGCCCTGCTGCCAGAGAGTTGCCAGCCGTTCCTGCGGGCCAGTGAAGCCTTGCTGGGGGAGTCCCCCCTGCTGGATGTGCCATCCTTGAAGGAGCGCGTGGCCCAGCTGCCCTCCCTGCGGCCCGGCGATGTCCGTGTGGCCGAGCGTCTGCGCGCAGCGCTGCTCTCAGAGCAGCGCTGCGCGGAGTTGCTCCAGCACGTCAACGAGGAGCAGCCTCCCGAGGGCCGTTATTACGCCCTGCATACCTTCCTCACCGCGTGCGAAGGCGAGCGCCACCGGGAGCAAGACCTGGCGAGCGTGATGCTGGACTGCCCCTTTCCCTCGCACCTGGGACCCACGGCCTGGCTCGAGCTCGCCACACGGTTGCTGGCCTGGCCCTCCCTGCCGCCCACCTTCTTCTGGTCCGAGGGCACACAGCCCCGGCTCCTGCTCTGCCTGGGCGCGGCGCCCCCGACGATTCTGCTCCACTTGGCCCAGCCCGCGCGCTCGGGCCCCCAGCTGTGGCCGCTGCGCACCGACCGGCCTGCCGCCATGGCCCATGCGAAGCAGGCGCTCTCGCCCTCTCAGCGGCAAATCATCGACTCCTCCACGAGCACCGTCGAACAACTCCTGCAGGCGCTCACGAGGAAGGAGCGTCCCTCATGACGGCCTCCTCCACCGGCCCCTTTCTCGATCGCGCCCTCGCGTGGCTGGAGCCCATCTCCACCGAAGCGCCCTGTGGCGCTCCGTCCAAACACCACCCCACCTACGAGGCCGTCTCCGCGGAGATCGCCAAGCTCGAGTCCCCCACGGGCGATACCGTGCGATGGGAAGAGGTCGTCCGCGGCGCAGGAGAGCTGCTGCGGGACACCTCCAAGGACCTGTGGCTGGCCTCCTATTTCGCTTACGGGCTGTACGCGACCGAGGGGATTCCCGGCGCCATCACGGGCACCACCCTGCTGACGGAACTCACCGAGCGCTATTGGCAAGGCCTTTTCCCGGAAGCCTCACGCCTGCGCAGCCGCAGCCTTGCCCTCACCTGGTTCGTGGAGCGCATGGGCTGGGTGCTTCCCAACGTGCAACCCCACGGTACTTCGCCCGAGCAGATCGAGGCCCTGGCCGCCGCGGTGTCCAAACTCGCGGAGGTGACTCGCGCACGCCTCGCCGCCCAGGCTCCAGCGCTCGGCCCCCTCCTCACGGGCATCGAGCGGCTGCGCGCGAACTTTCCCAACGAGGCACCGCGCCCCGCAGCAGCGCCCCAGTCCCCCCCTCCCGTCCTGGCGCCTCCTCTGCCGCCTCCCGCCTCCAGCCCAGCCGTGGAAACACCGGCCACCCCAAGTGCCCCCCTCTCAGCACCGCCTCCCGCGCCCCCTCCCGTCCTGGCCTCGCAGCTACCCATGCTTCCCAGCGGCGAGCCCACCAGCGTGGGCGCCGTCACGGACTTCCTGCGAAACATGGGCGCTTCGCTGACCAGCACCGCCGTGCTGCTGCGCCAAGCCAACCCCGCGGACCCACTCGCCTACCGCATCCTCCGCACAGGTCTGTGGTTGCATATCTCCCAGCTTCCCCCTGCCCAATCCCATGGCAGGACAGCCCTGCCGCCGCTTCCCGCGGCGCTGCGCTCAAAGCTGGAAATCCTGACAGCCAATGCCCGCTGGCTGGAATTGCTGGATGAAGCCGAATCCGCCACGGTTCAGCACCGCTTTGCATTGGAACTCCAACGCTTCAGCGTCCATGCCCTGACGTCCCTGGGTCCCACCCATGCGCCCGCACGAGAGGCGTTGCTGCTGGAATTGAGCAGCCTGCTCAAACGCTTGCCGGGGGTGGTGGATCTCGTGGCATCTGATGGCACGCCCCTTGCGGACGCAGCCACCCAGGAATGGCTGCACCGCGAGGTGCTCGCGAAACCCACCCCCGCGCCAAAGCCACGCAAGGTCCCCCCTCTGCCACGGGAAGCCAAGGTCCCTCCGCAGGAGGCGCTTCCAGCGCAAGACTCCGAAACGCTCGAAGAGCTACAAAGCCATGCAAATACTGCCTCGACAGGGCGCGCGCGATTCGTCACGCGGCTCCGGCTCGCGCGGCTGTGCGCCCAGGAAGGACACACCTCCGCGGCCCGCGCCCTTTACGAGGCGCTCGATGCCGAATGTACGGCCTCCGCGCTCGATGCATGGGAGCCCGCCCTCGCCGCCGCATGTCTGGAGGGATTCCTCGCCTGCACCACCGCCGGAAAAGATTTACCAAACGAACTGGTAGGAGACTTTTGGATCCGCTATCGTCGTCTTGCACAGCTCGATACCGCTGCCGCCTTGCGCGTTCATCCCTGAGACCGCGGCAGCCATCCCTGACAAGCTCCACCTGGCGACGAGTCCACGCAGCCCCCATCACGCAAGGAGATAGCCTCAGATGAGCAAAGAGAGTTCCGTCGCCCCCACCGAGCGCGTCAACATCGTCTACAAGCCCGCCACGGGGAACATGCAGGAGCAGGTCGAGCTCCCCCTGAAGATGCTGATGATGGGGGACTTCACGAACCGGCAGGATGACCGCCCGGTCGAAGAGCGTGTGCCCATCAACGTCGACAAGATGAACTTCAACGAGGTCATGGCGCAGCAGGAGCTCAAGGTCAACGTGTCCATCACGGACAAGCTGTCCAACGAGGCCGGCGCCACGCTGTCCATGGACCTTCAGTTCAAGACCCTGTCTGACTTCGCGCCCGAAAGCATTGTCAATCAGGTGCCTGAATTGCGGAAGCTTCTGGAGTTGCGCAGCGCGCTGACCGCGCTCAAGGGCCCCCTGGGCAATGTCCCGGCCTTCCGCAAGAAGCTCCAGGCGATGCTCGCCGACGAAGAGGGCCGCAAGCGCCTCATCGACGAGCTCGGCCTGAAGATGGATGGCAAAGGCGATCAGTCCAAGTAGTCCCTTTCGAGAGCGTGAACCATGAGCACTGAGACCATTTCCCAGAACCCCGCGTCTCCCGCGGCCGTCCTCCAGTCGCCCTCCCTGCTCGACGAGATCCTCTCCGAGGCGAAGATCAAGCCCAAGGATGAGGGCTACAACATTGCCCGCAAGGGCGTGGAAGCCTTCATCTCCGAGATGCTGGCCCCCCACCGCTCCGAGGAGCGCGTGGACAAGGCCCTGGTCGATGCCATGATCGCGGAGGTCGACCGGCGCCTGACCGCCCAGGTCAACGAAGTCATGCACCACCCGGAGGTCCAGAAGCTGGAGTCCTCGTGGCGCTCGCTGAAGTTCCTGGTCGACCGGGTCGACTTCCGCGAGAACATCCGCGTGGAGATGCTCAACGTCTCCAAGGAGGACCTGCTCAAGGACTTCGAGGACTCGCCCGAGGTGGTGAAGTCCGGCCTGTACCAGCTCGCCTATTCCCACGAGTATGGCGTGTTCGGTGGCAAGCCCTACGGACTGATGCTGGGTAATTACGACTTCGGTCCGGGGCCGCAGGACATCGACTTGCTGCGCAAGTGTGCGTCCGTGGCGGCCATGGCCCACGCGCCCTTCATCGCCAATGCCAGTCCGGAAATGTTCGGCGAGCAGAACTTCCTCAACCTGCCCAACCTCAAGGACCTCAAGTCCTTGCTGGAAGGGCCCCAGTACGCGCGGTGGCATTCGTTCCGCGAGAGCGAGGACGCGCGCTACGTCGGCCTGTGCATGCCCCGGTTCCTGCTGCGCATGCCTTACGGCGAGAAGACGATTCCCGTGAAGGCCTTCAACTTCACCGAGGACGTCGTCGGCCACCATGACCGGTACTTGTGGGGCCACGCCTCCACGGCGTTCGCCACCCGCGTGGCGGACTCGTTCGCCAAGTACCGCTGGAGCCCGAACATCATCGGCCCCCAGTCGGGCGGCGCGGTGGAGATGCTGCCGCTGCACCAGTACGAGGCCATGGGAGAGATCCAGACCAAGGTGCCCACCGAGGTGATGCTCACCGAGCGTCGCGAGTACGAGCTGAGCGAGGAGGGCTTCATCGGTCTGGTGTTCCGCAAGGACGCGGACAACGCCGCCTTCTTCTCGGCCAACTCGGCGCAGAAGCCCAAGTTCTTCGGCAGCACCCCGGAGGGCAAGGCGGCGGAGACCAACTACCGGCTCGGCACGCAGCTGCCCTACATGTTCATCATGACGCGGATGGCGCACTACGTGAAAGTGCTCCAACGCGAGCAGATCGGCAGCTGGAAGGAGCGCTCCGACCTGGAGCGCGAGCTGAACCAGTGGATGAGCCAGTACATCGCCGACATGGATGACCCGGCCCCCGCCGTCCGTTCCCGCCGCCCGCTGCGCGCCGCCCGCGTGACCGTGGAAGACGTGGACGGCCAGCCGGGCTGGTACCGCTGCAATCTCCAGGTGCGCCCACACTTCAAGTACATGGGGGCGGCCTTCACGCTGTCCTTGGTGGGCAAGCTGGACAAGGAGTGAGCCCGTCCCACCCGGGAATGTAGTTCCGTAGACCGCGGGCTCCGTCACCGCCGGGCCTCCCCAGGCCCGGCTTTCCGCGCCAGACATGGCGCAAACGACGAGGTGAACCATGGCTGAATCAGTACATCTGTACCTGAAGGCAAACGGCACGGACATCAAGGGTGAGAGCACGCAGACGAGCCTGGGCCGTCAGGAATCCATTGAGTGCATCGCCTTCACGCATGAGGTCATCACCGCGCGCGAGTCCGGCTCGGGCCTGGCGACGGGCCGCCGTCAGTATCCGCCCATCACCATCACCAAGCGCATCGACAAGTCCTCGCCGCTGATGATGAAGGCGCTGTGCGAGAACCAGGTCATCGACGCCACCTTCAAGTTCTTCCGTCCTAATCCGACCGGTGATGGCACGACCGAGCAGTTCTACACCATCGCCATCAAGAAGGGCCGCATCAACAGCATCAAGCAGCACGTGCCGGACAGCTTCGTGCCGACCAGCACCAACCTGCCACCGATGGAGGATGTCACCTTCGTGTTCCACACCATCGATTGGACCATCACCAACGGTGGCGTGACGCACACCGACACCTGGGACACGCAGCGTTAGTCCCCTGTGCTTCCGGAGCGCCAGGGACGTTCCTGAGTGCTCCGGAAGCAGAGCCCGCGCGCCATGGCCGAACGAGGACTGCTGACACGCTTGGCCTCCAGCAATCAGGGTGCGCTTGCGCCCCGGGGAAACCCGGTGGGGGGTATAGCGGAACACCTCCGGGTCCTGCTCAACACCCGAAAGGGCGAGGCGCCCTCCGCACCGAACTTCGGGATCATGGATTTCAACGACATCATCCACCTCTTCCCGGCGGCCATTCCCAGGATGCAGCAGTCCATCCGCGCGGCCATTCAGGAATTCGAGCCCCGGCTGAAGAACGTCGTGGTCCTCCAGGTGCCGGACGAGAACCAGCCCACCGCGCTGCGCTTCGACATCGTCGCACAGCTCAACCTCAAGGACGCGCGCGGCACCGTCCACTTCCACACCGAGTTTCATCCCGGCGGCCGCGTGGACCTCTGGTGAAAGGGCGAGGATGTTCAGCAAGTATTACCTGAGCGAACTCAGTTACCTCCGGGAGATGGGCCGCGCCTTTGGCCTGGCCAACCCGAGCGTTGCCGGCC
Encoded proteins:
- the tagF gene encoding type VI secretion system-associated protein TagF: MMPSTPIGLLGKTPLHVEFVRHNASSRLAGYFLRWLEEGTGRLHGARSTLPTSCANFVFTAPGEGSVLVGVLTPSTDSLGRAFPLTVFQELPASTVAGRYALLPESCQPFLRASEALLGESPLLDVPSLKERVAQLPSLRPGDVRVAERLRAALLSEQRCAELLQHVNEEQPPEGRYYALHTFLTACEGERHREQDLASVMLDCPFPSHLGPTAWLELATRLLAWPSLPPTFFWSEGTQPRLLLCLGAAPPTILLHLAQPARSGPQLWPLRTDRPAAMAHAKQALSPSQRQIIDSSTSTVEQLLQALTRKERPS
- the tssA gene encoding type VI secretion system protein TssA — its product is MTASSTGPFLDRALAWLEPISTEAPCGAPSKHHPTYEAVSAEIAKLESPTGDTVRWEEVVRGAGELLRDTSKDLWLASYFAYGLYATEGIPGAITGTTLLTELTERYWQGLFPEASRLRSRSLALTWFVERMGWVLPNVQPHGTSPEQIEALAAAVSKLAEVTRARLAAQAPALGPLLTGIERLRANFPNEAPRPAAAPQSPPPVLAPPLPPPASSPAVETPATPSAPLSAPPPAPPPVLASQLPMLPSGEPTSVGAVTDFLRNMGASLTSTAVLLRQANPADPLAYRILRTGLWLHISQLPPAQSHGRTALPPLPAALRSKLEILTANARWLELLDEAESATVQHRFALELQRFSVHALTSLGPTHAPAREALLLELSSLLKRLPGVVDLVASDGTPLADAATQEWLHREVLAKPTPAPKPRKVPPLPREAKVPPQEALPAQDSETLEELQSHANTASTGRARFVTRLRLARLCAQEGHTSAARALYEALDAECTASALDAWEPALAAACLEGFLACTTAGKDLPNELVGDFWIRYRRLAQLDTAAALRVHP
- the tssB gene encoding type VI secretion system contractile sheath small subunit, which translates into the protein MSKESSVAPTERVNIVYKPATGNMQEQVELPLKMLMMGDFTNRQDDRPVEERVPINVDKMNFNEVMAQQELKVNVSITDKLSNEAGATLSMDLQFKTLSDFAPESIVNQVPELRKLLELRSALTALKGPLGNVPAFRKKLQAMLADEEGRKRLIDELGLKMDGKGDQSK
- the tssC gene encoding type VI secretion system contractile sheath large subunit: MSTETISQNPASPAAVLQSPSLLDEILSEAKIKPKDEGYNIARKGVEAFISEMLAPHRSEERVDKALVDAMIAEVDRRLTAQVNEVMHHPEVQKLESSWRSLKFLVDRVDFRENIRVEMLNVSKEDLLKDFEDSPEVVKSGLYQLAYSHEYGVFGGKPYGLMLGNYDFGPGPQDIDLLRKCASVAAMAHAPFIANASPEMFGEQNFLNLPNLKDLKSLLEGPQYARWHSFRESEDARYVGLCMPRFLLRMPYGEKTIPVKAFNFTEDVVGHHDRYLWGHASTAFATRVADSFAKYRWSPNIIGPQSGGAVEMLPLHQYEAMGEIQTKVPTEVMLTERREYELSEEGFIGLVFRKDADNAAFFSANSAQKPKFFGSTPEGKAAETNYRLGTQLPYMFIMTRMAHYVKVLQREQIGSWKERSDLERELNQWMSQYIADMDDPAPAVRSRRPLRAARVTVEDVDGQPGWYRCNLQVRPHFKYMGAAFTLSLVGKLDKE
- the tssD gene encoding type VI secretion system tube protein TssD is translated as MAESVHLYLKANGTDIKGESTQTSLGRQESIECIAFTHEVITARESGSGLATGRRQYPPITITKRIDKSSPLMMKALCENQVIDATFKFFRPNPTGDGTTEQFYTIAIKKGRINSIKQHVPDSFVPTSTNLPPMEDVTFVFHTIDWTITNGGVTHTDTWDTQR
- the tssE gene encoding type VI secretion system baseplate subunit TssE; protein product: MAERGLLTRLASSNQGALAPRGNPVGGIAEHLRVLLNTRKGEAPSAPNFGIMDFNDIIHLFPAAIPRMQQSIRAAIQEFEPRLKNVVVLQVPDENQPTALRFDIVAQLNLKDARGTVHFHTEFHPGGRVDLW